Proteins encoded within one genomic window of Terriglobus sp. TAA 43:
- a CDS encoding polysaccharide biosynthesis/export family protein, with product MPFTAFGQTPAQPAAVPPAHYTLEEYRLAPGDELSINFPNNAELNHVGPIGPDGRVSIPLMGNVLLAGDTSTQAASVITNALRDAGIAANAVPDITIMRYGTTVYVGGQVKSPGAIQLVSGMDVLQAIIAAGGMTDMARTAQVAIIRRTSDNHANVFYVSVRNYTKGHPNGVIATLEPRDVVFVPRSKITEVDMWIDQYINKTIPFSRNFSYSYGNYPVTTVTK from the coding sequence ATGCCGTTCACAGCGTTCGGTCAGACTCCGGCCCAGCCCGCCGCGGTACCTCCCGCTCATTACACGCTGGAGGAATATCGCCTCGCCCCAGGCGATGAACTTTCAATCAACTTCCCCAACAATGCGGAATTGAACCACGTTGGCCCGATCGGTCCTGATGGCCGTGTCTCCATTCCGTTGATGGGTAATGTCCTGCTCGCTGGTGACACGTCGACGCAGGCCGCTTCCGTCATTACCAACGCGCTCCGTGACGCGGGCATCGCTGCCAATGCCGTACCCGACATCACGATCATGCGCTATGGCACCACAGTCTATGTGGGAGGCCAGGTGAAGTCTCCGGGTGCCATCCAGCTAGTGTCAGGTATGGACGTTCTGCAGGCCATCATCGCTGCCGGTGGCATGACTGATATGGCTCGCACTGCTCAGGTGGCGATCATCCGCCGCACGTCGGACAATCATGCGAATGTCTTCTACGTCAGCGTAAGGAACTACACCAAAGGGCACCCGAATGGCGTCATCGCCACGTTGGAACCGCGTGATGTGGTCTTCGTCCCCCGCAGCAAGATCACGGAAGTGGACATGTGGATCGACCAATACATCAATAAGACGATCCCCTTCAGCCGCAACTTCAGCTATAGCTACGGCAACTATCCTGTGACCACGGTGACTAAGTGA